In one window of Methanosarcina vacuolata Z-761 DNA:
- a CDS encoding MEMO1 family protein — MRQPAVAGQFYPLRPENLEKELKQCFEGLEIRERNILGAVCPHAGYVYSGRVAAHVYAALPKADTYVLFGPNHTGYGSPVSVSTDTWKTPLGTLEVDRELAEGLSGSIIDLDELGHRYEHSIEVQLPFLQYRFDQDFRILPICLGMQDEETAIEVGTLIANLVSKSGKKVAFIASSDFTHYQPANLARETDNEIIEAILNLDVPGIYERLYRRNASVCGYGPISAMLTASKKLGATRAELLNYSNSGEVSGDMNAVVGYAAIIVE, encoded by the coding sequence ATGAGACAGCCAGCAGTTGCAGGGCAGTTCTATCCCCTGCGTCCTGAAAATCTGGAGAAAGAACTTAAGCAATGTTTTGAAGGTCTGGAGATCCGGGAAAGAAATATCCTGGGAGCAGTTTGCCCGCATGCAGGATATGTCTATTCAGGGAGAGTTGCTGCACACGTTTATGCAGCTCTTCCCAAAGCCGACACATATGTTCTTTTTGGTCCCAACCATACGGGATATGGTTCACCGGTATCAGTATCCACAGATACCTGGAAAACCCCTCTGGGAACTCTCGAGGTTGATCGGGAACTTGCCGAAGGGCTATCAGGAAGTATTATTGATTTAGATGAGCTTGGGCACCGATACGAGCATTCGATCGAAGTTCAGCTTCCTTTCCTTCAATACCGCTTTGATCAAGATTTTAGGATTCTTCCTATTTGCCTGGGTATGCAGGATGAAGAGACCGCAATTGAGGTGGGAACCCTTATTGCCAACCTTGTTTCAAAAAGTGGGAAGAAAGTGGCCTTCATCGCATCCAGCGATTTTACTCATTATCAGCCTGCAAACCTTGCAAGGGAAACGGATAACGAAATTATAGAAGCTATCCTTAATCTGGATGTTCCAGGAATCTATGAAAGGCTTTATAGAAGAAATGCATCCGTATGCGGATATGGCCCTATTTCTGCGATGCTAACAGCCTCAAAGAAGCTTGGTGCAACCCGAGCCGAACTACTTAACTATTCAAACAGTGGGGAGGTTTCCGGAGATATGAACGCAGTTGTAGGATATGCCGCAATTATTGTGGAGTAA
- a CDS encoding isopentenyl phosphate kinase, translating to MNVSTEPVILKLGGSVITDKAADQGVVREDALLRIAKEVSEYRGKMIIVHGAGSFGHTYAKKYELGRVFDPEGAIVTHESVKKLASSVVDALNEYGVRAIAVHPMCCTVCRNGRIESMYLDNIKLMLENGLVPVLHGDVVMDLELRACVLSGDQIVPYLAKELKITRLGLGSAEDGVLDNEGKTVPEITPKTFENFKRYIKGSGSTDVTGGMLGKVQELLELSKTSCITSYIFNAKKEDNIYRFLNGESMGTTISPDKRV from the coding sequence ATGAATGTCTCAACCGAACCTGTTATCCTGAAACTTGGAGGCAGTGTCATTACTGACAAAGCCGCAGACCAAGGTGTTGTAAGAGAGGATGCCCTCCTGAGAATTGCAAAAGAAGTTTCCGAATACAGGGGAAAAATGATTATTGTACATGGTGCAGGTTCTTTTGGGCACACTTACGCTAAAAAATATGAGCTTGGCAGGGTTTTTGATCCTGAAGGAGCAATTGTAACACATGAATCTGTCAAGAAACTTGCATCCAGTGTGGTAGATGCTCTAAATGAGTACGGAGTACGGGCTATAGCTGTACATCCTATGTGCTGTACGGTTTGCAGAAACGGGCGGATTGAGAGTATGTACCTTGACAACATAAAGCTCATGCTCGAGAATGGGCTTGTCCCGGTGCTGCACGGAGATGTTGTTATGGATCTCGAACTCAGAGCGTGCGTGCTCTCAGGAGACCAGATAGTCCCCTATCTTGCAAAAGAACTCAAGATTACCCGGCTTGGGTTAGGCTCGGCAGAGGATGGAGTACTTGACAACGAAGGAAAAACCGTACCTGAGATAACCCCCAAAACTTTTGAGAATTTCAAGCGTTACATAAAAGGGTCGGGAAGTACCGATGTTACGGGCGGCATGCTCGGGAAGGTGCAGGAACTTCTGGAACTTAGCAAAACGTCTTGTATTACATCATATATATTCAATGCCAAGAAAGAGGATAATATATATCGGTTCTTAAATGGGGAATCTATGGGAACCACAATCAGTCCGGACAAAAGGGTATGA
- the fni gene encoding type 2 isopentenyl-diphosphate Delta-isomerase — translation MISTTSKRKIEHLKLCAESPVESRKVSAGFEDVTLIHRALPELDMDKLNLSIDLLGKRLQAPFLIASITGGHPDTTPVNAALAAAAEELGVGIGVGSQRAAIDDPAQEESFRVVREKAPTAFIYGNVGAAQIRQYGIDGVEKLIEMIDADALAIHLNFLQEAIQPEGDRDATGCLEMIKEICSVLGKPVIIKETGAGISREDAILLQKAGVSAIDVGGAGGTSWAGVEVYRARKSGDYASENLGELFWDFGIPTVASIIESRVSLPIIATGGIRTGVEIAKSIALGASAASAALPFVGPALEGKESVVRVLSRMLDELRISMFLCGCANIQDLRNAPVVVTGWTLEYLGQRGFNVKDYAIAGDSF, via the coding sequence ATGATTAGCACGACCTCAAAGCGAAAGATCGAACATCTGAAATTATGTGCTGAAAGCCCGGTTGAATCCCGAAAAGTCAGTGCGGGCTTTGAGGATGTGACCCTGATCCACAGGGCGCTTCCGGAACTCGATATGGATAAATTGAACCTGTCTATAGACCTTCTTGGAAAACGCCTGCAAGCTCCTTTTCTGATCGCTTCGATTACTGGAGGTCACCCTGACACTACTCCTGTAAATGCTGCACTTGCCGCTGCGGCTGAAGAGCTGGGGGTAGGAATTGGCGTTGGAAGCCAGAGAGCTGCAATTGATGACCCTGCCCAGGAAGAGTCTTTCAGGGTTGTCAGGGAAAAAGCTCCGACTGCTTTTATATACGGAAATGTGGGCGCTGCTCAGATTCGCCAGTATGGGATTGATGGAGTTGAAAAACTCATAGAAATGATCGATGCCGACGCCCTTGCTATTCACCTTAATTTCTTACAGGAAGCCATCCAGCCAGAAGGAGATAGGGATGCAACTGGCTGTCTTGAGATGATAAAAGAAATCTGCTCCGTACTGGGCAAGCCAGTAATCATTAAAGAAACAGGAGCCGGGATCTCAAGGGAAGATGCCATTCTCCTCCAGAAAGCAGGCGTGTCTGCAATTGATGTAGGTGGCGCGGGAGGCACAAGCTGGGCAGGCGTCGAGGTCTACCGGGCCAGGAAAAGTGGAGATTATGCCTCCGAAAACCTTGGAGAACTTTTCTGGGACTTTGGAATTCCCACTGTTGCCAGTATTATAGAGTCCAGAGTCTCCCTTCCAATTATCGCAACCGGCGGGATCAGGACAGGGGTTGAGATCGCAAAATCCATTGCTCTCGGAGCCAGTGCGGCAAGTGCAGCCCTGCCTTTTGTAGGCCCTGCCCTTGAAGGAAAAGAATCGGTTGTCAGAGTCCTTTCCCGCATGCTGGATGAACTCAGGATTTCGATGTTTCTCTGCGGCTGTGCAAACATACAGGACCTGCGTAATGCACCTGTGGTTGTTACTGGCTGGACTCTTGAATATTTAGGGCAACGTGGCTTTAACGTAAAAGACTATGCCATAGCAGGAGACTCGTTCTGA
- a CDS encoding mevalonate kinase — MISCSAPGKIYLFGEHAVVYGETAIGCAIELRTRVRVELCDSIIIQSEIGQTGIDFEKHPYISAAIGKIKEIVPIEGVYLKVDSEIPVGSGLSSSAAVTIASIGALNKLFGCGLSLEEIAKMGHEIEVQVQGAASPTDTYVSTFGGVVTIPDRRKLKTPDCGIVIGDTGVFASTKELVTNVRKLRETYPHLIEPLMVVIGRISKTAEPFFQTGDYFSIGKLMNVNQGLLDALGVNTYELSKLIYSSRGAGAFGAKSTGGGGGGCMVALTAPDKCTQVAEAIAGAGGKAIITKPTEQGLRLE; from the coding sequence ATGATTTCGTGTTCTGCCCCCGGGAAAATTTATCTTTTCGGAGAACATGCGGTTGTCTACGGAGAAACCGCAATAGGATGTGCAATTGAATTAAGGACCCGTGTGCGGGTGGAATTATGTGACTCTATAATAATTCAGTCGGAAATTGGCCAAACAGGGATTGATTTTGAAAAACATCCTTATATCTCCGCAGCCATTGGGAAAATTAAAGAAATAGTGCCAATCGAGGGTGTTTATCTGAAAGTTGATTCTGAGATTCCGGTGGGCTCGGGACTCAGTTCATCTGCCGCTGTTACGATTGCAAGTATAGGTGCACTCAATAAACTGTTTGGCTGTGGCCTCTCTCTCGAAGAAATCGCTAAAATGGGGCATGAAATCGAAGTTCAGGTGCAGGGAGCTGCAAGTCCTACTGACACTTATGTTTCTACATTCGGAGGGGTTGTGACCATTCCAGATAGGAGAAAGCTGAAGACGCCTGATTGCGGGATAGTTATCGGGGATACAGGAGTTTTCGCTTCTACAAAAGAGCTTGTAACAAATGTGAGAAAACTCCGTGAAACTTATCCACATCTTATAGAGCCTCTAATGGTTGTCATTGGAAGAATTTCCAAAACCGCAGAACCCTTTTTCCAGACAGGAGATTACTTTTCAATTGGCAAACTTATGAATGTGAACCAGGGCCTTCTGGACGCACTTGGTGTAAATACTTATGAACTTTCCAAATTAATATACTCCTCTCGGGGAGCTGGAGCCTTCGGAGCAAAGAGTACAGGAGGTGGAGGTGGGGGATGTATGGTTGCCCTTACAGCACCTGACAAATGTACACAGGTTGCTGAAGCCATTGCAGGTGCAGGGGGCAAAGCAATCATAACAAAACCCACGGAACAGGGCTTAAGGTTAGAATAA